In the Paramisgurnus dabryanus chromosome 5, PD_genome_1.1, whole genome shotgun sequence genome, one interval contains:
- the LOC135748855 gene encoding uncharacterized protein, whose amino-acid sequence MDVKGQDVCQSNLTGRINLTTELQSDLLLPCYFEEAFIKTNQTPNASVVWTHINETFKDIVEVTVSGEVKFWNSRDGRIKAFSYIPGSGNFSILIRNVTKSDLGLYHCKLFRETNCLVGYMEINISLASVNIYWQLLLGGGGFLLLCLIPACAYYTYTKRRSVPSSHNCHNSVGQIFEQTDETTYALVVHSRNDTNALTSEKNSSTPESDLLNSETDVLYATVKERGRQNMKD is encoded by the exons ATGGATGTTAAAG GTCAGGATGTGTGTCAATCAAATTTAACTGGGCGAATTAACTTAACTACAGAGCTGCAGTCTGACCTCCTGCTGCCATGCTACTTTGAAGAAGCCTTCATTAAAACAAACCAGACTCCAAATGCAAGTGTTGTGTGGACTCACATAAATGAAACATTTAAAGACATTGTAGAGGTCACAGTAAGTGGTGAGGTAAAGTTCTGGAATAGCAGAGACGGGAGAATTAAGGCATTCTCTTATATCCCTGGCTCTGGAAACTTCTCCATTCTTATTCGAAATGTGACAAAGTCTGATCTGGGTCTCTACCACTGCAAACTATTCAGAGAGACAAACTGTTTGGTAGGCTACATGGAGATAAACATAA GTCTTGCTTCTGTGAACATCTACTGGCAGCTCCTATTAGGAGGAGGAGGATTTCTGCTTCTTTGTCTGATTCCAGCATGTGCTTACTACACATATACAAAGA GACGATCAGTCCCAAGTTCACACAATTGCCATAACAGTGTTG GACAAATATTTGAACAAACAGATGAAACAACCTATGCCTTAGTTGTTCATAGCCGCAATGACACCAATG CTCTTACGAGTGAGAAGAACAGCTCCACCCCTGAATCAGACCTTCTGAACTCTGAAACTGACGTCTTATATGCTACCGTGAAAGAAAGAGGAAGGCAGAACATGAAAGATTAA